A section of the Sander vitreus isolate 19-12246 chromosome 19, sanVit1, whole genome shotgun sequence genome encodes:
- the sema4f gene encoding semaphorin-4F, with amino-acid sequence MMSPVGAMLTLLPVLCLLSGASWAATLGGLGDTILGPDKLHGVSNFSTFLLDQSTGMLFLGARDAILAVDTKKLNQLRKIVWDVPEEKRRSCVAKGKTEVDCNNYIRLLEFLGDGRIYVCGTYAFDPQCAFLELSSITLEKTEDGGVKMETGKGKCPFEPSQHYTAVMAAGTLYTAATSNFLGTLFDISRATGAEQERIRTERSINWLSDPEFVSSAFIKQSADSNPTGDDDKIYFFFTEVAKEYDLYTKVKVPRVARVCKSDVGGMKTLQRRWTTFLKAQLVCEDKPSGQRYNVLTDVFTTQHTPGDPSSTHFYGVFTSQWEREELSAVCVFSLSDISKVMDGPFKELKKTCENWINPEPVPTPRPGQCLNTALKEEGFESSLTLPDKVLTFVRDHPLMENSVTAAPLLVREGIRYTKLAVTQTGSGDQRRGAVLHLGTDRGELHRVAVVGQNATLLQEIPLFPSLEPVNNILLHQGWALVGSPLSLARVQAEGCALYPSCEVCARARGLGCVWSTEEEACRPTTAEPGPGDVVDNALKKCAIQGRCSPSMRELRVSLGLRLLLPCVQLSPRPCSWENPPHRHTRQHHSDLEVTVTEDSLGKYICTCQEAGQGSRDPTPCRRAAYQLTLEAPSAGGTVATAGGRHVLAIYILFFVLGLAFGLFILYFVTHRRSIVLHGHHLPDNSLSSEKGRDLLGSSATPQSPSSASLLSEGFRLTEKRNGTSTSNTTTTLLSNQGNGGHHGNSYSGTLIHSNPSNGHGNALYANCNTSSSGLKFASEILAADLLDGRTGERERGRPEGVERESGEGDEVDEGLGDGLGEGIKGLEEELASFPMFKSPAPLAKCEESSI; translated from the exons ACACCATTCTTGGTCCGGATAAGCTCCATGGTGTGTCCAACTTCAGCACCTTCCTACTGGACCAGTCAACAGGTATGCTGTTCCTGGGTGCCAGGGATGCCATACTGGCTGTGGACACCAAAAAACTGAACCAACTACGAAAG ATTGTTTGGGATGTGCCGGAGGAAAAGAGGAGGTCTTGTGTGGCAAAGGGAAAGACAGAG gtcGACTGCAACAACTACATCCGTCTGCTGGAGTTCCTGGGCGACGGACGCATCTACGTGTGTGGCACCTATGCCTTCGACCCCCAGTGTGCCTTCctg GAGCTCTCCTCCATCACCCTGGAGAAAACCGAGGATGGAGGGGTGAAGATGGAGACGGGGAAGGGAAAGTGTCCCTTTGAGCCCAGTCAGCACTACACAGCTGTTATGGCAG CTGGTACTCTATACACAGCAGCCACCAGTAACTTCCTGGGAACGCTTTTCGACATCTCCCGGGCAACGGGCGCTGAGCAGGAGCGCATCCGAACCGAGCGATCCATCAACTGGCTGAGTG ACCCAGAGTTTGTGAGCTCAGCCTTCATAAAGCAGTCTGCAGACAGCAACCCGACAGGAGATGATGACAAAATCTACTTCTTCTTCACTGAGGTGGCCAAAGAGTATGATCTCTACACCAAAGTCAAAGTGCCCAGGGTGGCACGAGTCTGCAAG TCTGATGTCGGAGGGATGAAGACTCTGCAGCGGCGTTGGACCACCTTCCTCAAGGCCCAGCTGGTGTGTGAGGACAAGCCCAGCGGTCAGCGCTACAACGTCCTAACTGATGTTTTCACCACGCAACACACACCAGGCGACCCCAGCAGCACACACTTCTATGGAGTATTCACCTCCCAGTG GGAGCGTGAGGAGTTGtcagcagtgtgtgttttcagtctgTCTGACATCAGCAAAGTGATGGACGGTCCCTTTAAAGAGCTGAAGAAGACCTGCGAGAACTGGATCAACCCAGAACCTGTCCCCACACCAAGGCCTGGCCAG TGTTTGAACACTGCTTTGAAAGAAGAAGGATTCGAGTCTTCCCTGACACTTCCCGACAAGGTGTTGACATTTGTGAGGGACCACCCTCTGATGGAGAACAGTGTTACTGCAGCGCCGCTGCTGGTCCGGGAGGGAATCAGATACACCAAGCTGGCTGTTACGCAGACGGGCAGCGGAGACCAGCGGAGGGGGGCAGTGCTGCACCTTGGAACAG ACCGTGGGGAGCTCCACCGGGTGGCAGTAGTTGGCCAGAACGCCACCTTACTGCAGGAGATTCCTCTGTTCCCCTCACTGGAGCCTGTCAACAATATATTACTGCACCAG GGCTGGGCTCTGGTGGGCAGCCCTCTGTCTCTGGCTCGTGTCCAGGCTGAAGGCTGCGCTCTGTATCCCAGCTGTGAGGTGTGTGCCAGAGCCCGAGGACTGGGCTGTGTGTGGAGCACAGAGGAGGAGGCCTGCAGGCCCACAACTGCAGA GCCTGGTCCAGGTGATGTGGTAGACAACGCCTTGAAAAAGTGTGCTATACAGG GGCGTTGCAGCCCGTCCATGAGGGAGCTGCGAGTGTCTCTGGGTCTGCGCCTCCTGTTGCCATGTGTCCAGCTGTCTCCCAGGCCCTGTAGCTGGGAGAATCCTCCCCACAGACACACCAGGCAGCACCACTCAGACCTGGAGGTgactgtcacagaggacagcCTGGGGAAATACATCTGCACGTGCCAG GAGGCGGGACAAGGTAGCAGAGACCCCACCCCCTGCCGCAGAGCAGCCTATCAGCTGACACTAGAAGCCCCCAGTGCTGGAGGAACTGTGGCGACAGCAGGAGGCCGTCACGTCCTGGCCATCTACATCCTTTTCTTCGTCTTGGGTTTAGCGTTTGGTTTATTTATCCTCTACTTTGTGACCCACCGGCGCAGCATTGTCCTCCATGGTCACCACCTGCCAGATAATTCGCTGTCATCAGAGAAGGGGCGGGACTTGCTGGGCTCGTCAGCCACGCCACAGTCCCCTAGCAGTGCCAGCCTGCTGTCCGAGGGATTTAGATTGACAGAAAAACGTAACGGGACGTCGACCTCAAACACGACTACAACGCTCCTCAGCAACCAGGGGAATGGtggtcaccatggcaacagctaCAGCGGCACCCTAATCCACAGCAACCCCAGCAATGGACATGGGAATGCCCTGTATGCCAACTGCAACACAAGTAGCAGCGGGCTTAAGTTCGCCTCCGAAATATTAGCTGCAGACTTGCTGGATGGAAGGacgggggagagggagagggggaggccGGAGGGGGTTGAGAGGGAGTCGGGGGAGGGAGACGAGGTGGATGAGGGGTTGGGGGACGGGTTAGGGGAAGGAATAaaagggctggaggaggagtTGGCCAGCTTTCCCATGTTTAAATCACCAGCACCGCTGGCTAAATGTGAAGAAAGTTCGATATGA